In Halodesulfovibrio marinisediminis DSM 17456, the sequence GATTACGTCCTTAAGTACGTTACCCGGCCCTACAGACGGCAACTGATGCACGTCACCTACAAAAATTACTGTCGCACCGAGGGGGATAGCCTTCAGCAGATGAAACATCAGCATGGTGTCCATCATGGATGCTTCATCAATAACAATCAGACTGCATGCCAGCGGGTTATTCTCGTTACGTTGAAAACCATCTTCACGTGGAGAATACTCCAGCAAACGATGGATGGTTTTCGCTTCCACGCCGATTGTTTCAAACATACGTTTCGCTGCACGCCCTGTAGGAGCACACAGCAGAATCTTTGCTTTAAGCTTTTTGTATGCCTGTACGATGGCCTTTGTAATAGTGGTCTTACCTGTACCGGGACCACCTGTAAGTACCATCATTTTAGTACGTACAGCCATGTGTACTGCTGCTAACTGCTCTTCTGCCAAATCAATCCCGAGACCTTCTACAACCTCGTCAACAAGTTCATCAGGATCCTTGATAAGCACTGTTTTCGGAGAACCAAGAATCTTTTTGATGTATGTTGAAATGCCGGTTTCATAGGCATAAAAACGGCTACGGTACACAGCAACCTGACCGTTGGAAAGCTCTTCGACAACAACACGTTCTTCACGTTCCAACGTGTCGATAGCATCTTCAACAAGATCGGCTCTAATATTCAGCGTATCGGATGTCTTAGTCACCAGCGCATCAAGCGGGAAATACACATGCCCTTCATCTGATGTTTTGGTGAGCATGTACAGTGTCCCCGCCTCTGCACGCAGGGGGGAATCCACATCGAACCCGATTTTCTGTGCAATGGTATCAGCAGTGACAAAACCAATGCCGTTTATGTCCATTGCAAGACGATACGGGTTTTCCTGAACAACACTCAGTGCATGTTTTCCGTAGAACTTATAAATACGCACTGCATATGCGGTAGAAACACCATGCGGTTGCAGAAACATAATAAGGTCACGGATACCGCGATGCTCTGACCATGCTTCCTGAATACCTTTTGCCGTACGCTTACCAATACCTTTTACTGTTGAAAGGCGCTCCGGTTCGTTATCCAGAATAGCAAAGGTGTCCTCACCGAAAGCATCAACAATGCGTTCTGCCGTCTTAGGACCTACGCCTTTAATAAGACCAGAAGCAAGATAATGGCGAATGCCCACCACACCAGCCGGTAAGCTGGTTTCATACGTAAGCATTTTAAACTGACGCCCGAACTTGGCATTCTCCACCCACTCGCCGGTGAGTTTCAAAGAACTCCCCACTTGAGGGTCTGCCATGTTCCCCACAACAGTGTAGTTGTCACCTGCTGTAGTTTTAAACCTGAGCACAGAATAGCCGTTCTCTTCATTATGAAAGACTATACGTTCAAGTGTACCATCCAGACTGGCAACATTCTGGCCATTATTATCGATAGGTAAGGTAGGTTGCATGTGGCTCATGTACTGACAGTTACATTATTCGTCAAACCCTCTAGGTTCTACAACGCCTGAAATAGGCGAAAAAAATTGCTTACCTTGCTGCAACAGTAAGTCTGCAAGAACAAGCGCGACCATAGATTTCAATACAGGTACTACACGCGGGATTGCACAAATATCATGACGTCCTTTAATCTGCATTGTGCATGGCTCACCGCTGCGGGTAATCGTATGCTGCTCTTTAGCAATAGACGGAATAGGCTTGATTGCCGCACGGGCAATTACCGGCATGCCATTAGAAATACCACCAAGGATGCCGCCACAATTGTTTGAAGTAAATCCATTAACGTCCATGCCGTCATTGTTCTCACTTCCCAACATACGCGCTGCTTCAAAACCTTGCCCGATTTCCACGCCCTTTACAGAGCCGACACTCATAAGAGCATGAGCAAGCATGGCATCAAGTTTATCAAACACAGGCTCTCCAAGTCCGGCAGGCACGCCCACAGCTTCAATCTGCACCACACCGCCAAGCGTATCGCCATCTTTTTTCACAGCCTTCACACGCTCATTCCATGTGTCAACGACAGCATCTTCCGCCGCAAAGTATGGGCGCTTCTGAGCACCGGCTGCATCAATTGAAGTCACAGGAATACCGCCAAGCTCTACTGTATATGCATTCACACTAATACCTTGAGTTGCAAGCAACTGCATAGCAACTGCACCACCAGCAACACGGCTTACGGTCTCACGTCCTGAAGAGCGCCCGCCACCACGGTAGTCTCTAAAACCATATTTTTGATCGAACCCGAAATCTGCATGACCGGGGCGCCATTTCTCAATGATATCACCGTAATCACGTGAACGTTGGTCTGTATTCTCTACAATAAACCCGATAGGTGTTCCAGTTGTCTTTCCCTCGAACACGCCGGAAAGAATGCGTACTGCATCCTCTTCCTTCCGCGCAGTAGCAGCAATGCCACCCTGCCCCGGTTTACGTAAATCCAGTTCACGCTGAATGTCTGCCTCAGTTAATACAATACCGGATGGGCAACCCTCAATTGTGCCGCCCAAAGCCGCACCGTGGGATTCGCCAAACGTACTTAAGCGAAACAGGGTGCCGAACGTATTACCGCTCATAATCAGGCTCCTTACTAAATAATCGTCATTGGTTGCCGTTCAAACAAAAGAAAAGGGAATCTTTCATTATGAAAAATTCCCCCTTTATATACAGAAAAATTGTTCTTAACGAATTACAGTTACAGGACACTCTGCAAGTTGCAATACTCTATGCGTTGTGCTGCCAAGGAACAAGCCTTTAATATCTGAATAGCCACGGGAGCCCATGATGATCATATCGCAGTCTTCCCCTTTTGCCACTTGTAGAATGGCATCTTCAGGAGTTCCACCTAAAACCATATCTGTAACCGGTACATGTGCTTTAGAGAAAATCTCTTTATACGGCTCAAGCAATGCTTGTGCATGCCCATCAAGATCCTTAATCGCTTTTTCGTATAACTCTTTACTTAACAGAGAAGTTACTTCCAGGCGACAAGTGAGCAATACAACAGATGCACCGACCATGGGTGCGAACTCTGCAGCATATTCAACAGCTTTTAGGGAAAAGTCTGAGCCATCTACCGGAACAAGAATCTTTTCGATCTTCATATTGCTCTCCTCGCGTCATGTTAGGAAGATATTTTCATTAATTATGATTATCTAACTATGAATCTGGTTTCGTTTCAAGTAGTTCCACGATGTTATCAATAATTTCTTCCACAGTCTGCGTTCCATCCACCGTTATCTGGGCAGATTCCATATACAAATGCATACGCTCTGCAAGTACTTCCGCAATTTCATCAATAAGAGATTTTCCTGTCAAAGAAGGACGCTGCTTATCTAGCGGGTCTACACTCAGGCGCCGTGCAAGCTCAGCAGGAGGTACGTCGATAAAAACAACCACTCCATGCTCGCGCATAAATGAACGGTTCTGCTCCCGCAACACCATGCCGCCACCAGTGGCAATAACCAGCGTATCTCCTTCAGTAGCCTTAATAAGCGCTGCAGACTCATAATCCCTGAAAACATCCCAGCCCTCAGCTTCGACAATATCCGCAACGCTCTTTCCCTGCATTTCACACAATAGAGCGTCTGTATCAGTAAAACGACTCTTCAACCGCCTAGCAAGTCCTACCCCTACAGAAGTCTTACCGCACCCGCGAGAGCCAATCAGATATACCCGTTTTGAATATTCCACGGTAACTTACCTGCTGTATGTTATGTGCTTTGCGATTGCATGCTTCAGCAACTCTGCTGCATTTCCTTCCACAGAGTTATACGCAAGGGGCAACGTTGTCCAACCACCTGCAGCCAAAGGAATTTCAAACGCTGTGGCGATATGGAGCAGTACACGGTTATACGCATCATGCACTTCATCCTGACATTTAAGCGTGTATTTTACGCTTGAAGAATTTATTCTGCACAAAAATCTAAAAGTCTTCGAAACCCACGTACGGCAAACCATCGGACGAGCCTCATAACAGGCACACTCATTGTTCAGCAAAAACGGACAAGGTGCATTCAACTTTTTAGCCAATGCCCCCAACTCGTCCCACTTGTCTTCCTGTAATGCCTTCCATAAAATCGGCTGCTGTGGCGCAAAGTTTTTCTGCCATCTTGGGAATCCCTGCTCGAAAGCAGTAACGATATCCTCACCCTCCATATAATGGATACAAGCTACCGCCTCAAATATATCCATAAAGATTGGCTGTGAACAACAGTAGCTGCACCCTTTTTTACACGTCTGAGTGTTTTTGGGCACTTCCTGCTCAACACAATCATCAACATATTTCCAAAAGCCACGCATCATTGCAGCAATACTGCCCGCAGCCTCTTCGGGAGTTTCAAAAAGTAATTCCGGCAAGGATCTTGAATCACTAAACAGCGCGTTGAAAGTTTCCTTGCGAATAATCCGTTCTTTTTTTGTTTCTAAAACCAAAATGTATCCTTATCCGTATATAATCTAACAAAAGCTCACCCATCTATTACGACATAACAGAGCCATATTATGACCATTATCGTCAATAATCAGAGCTGTAACATCACCTTTTCGGTAAAAAAGGGCTTATGGTTCGGACTTTGAACTCAAAATATTCCATGCTACAGAAACTAACCATACACTGTACTGGAGGAAGCAATTGACTGTCAGAAACATTACCCAGATTCTATCTGCCCTACTTATTATAACCACACTTTTCTTTGCAGGGTGCAGCCAGTCTCCCCCACCGCCTGAACCTAGTGATCCGGTTAAAGAACAACCGGAGGGTGCGCGCTTCATACAGCTTAGCGACACAGAAGCCTGTAGTGTGAGTCAAACTCTCACAATTGGCAAACAAGGAATGCACTCTTGGATGGATTTTGCGCCAGCTCTTGAGCGTTCTGCCAAATATGTATCCAGAAAGCCGCAGTCCAAGTTAGCACTTAATAAATACGGACTGAAAGTAACATGGAAAACACTCGCCACGTCCATTGAGCGGTTACAACTGCTGTTACCGAAGCTGGATTCCAACCCGGAACTTCTGGCGCAGCATTTTATATTCTACAGAATCGACGCAGATCCGTTGTTTACCGGCTACTATGAACCGGCCTTACAGGCGAGCCTTGTAAAAAAGCCAGGTTATGCATATCCGCTGTACTCTAAGCCTGCAGACCTTATGACTCTTAACCTTGCAGACTTTCACCCACGCTGGAAAAGTCAGCGTGCGTACTATCGTATTGAGTCCGGTAAAGCGGTTCCCTATTACGATAGGAAATCCATTGACATGAAAGGGGCACTTGAAGAACGCAATCTTGAAATTGCATGGGCAAAAGACCCGCTTGATATCTTCTTTTTACAGATTCAAGGCTCCGGTAGACTCATTCTGGAAGACGGCTCCACAAAGCACATCCTGTATGCCGGTAAAAACGGGCATAAGTATGTTTCATTGGGACGTGTAATGCGCGATAAGGGGCTGCTGCCTAAGGATGGTATCTCCATGCAGGCAATCCGGAAGTACTTTGATGAAAATCCTGAAGAGACCTACAAGCTTTTGGCCACCAACCCAAGTTATGTATTCTTCAGACTTGCAGACAACGGCCCATACGGCTCCATGGGGCAGCCTCTTACACCACGTGTATCACTGGCAACAGACCCGTCTTTCATTCCTCTGGGAAGCATGTTCCTTTTTGATGTGCCACTACCAGAAAAAGACGAAAAAGGAGCCTTCCAATATGGCGACAGCCTTAAAGGACTGGGACTTGCACAAGACACTGGCGGCGCCATTAAAAAACACCATTTGGACTTCTTCAGCGGCTACGGAGAAGATGCCACGTGGATTGCAGGTCACATGAATACAAAAGGGGCGGTATGGCTTCTTCTGCCAAAATAACCTCACCAACATACCGTTAGTTAAAAAGGAGAGCATATGCTCTCCTTTTTTTATGACAGGTGTTGTCTTTGCAACAGACTCTTGTGTTTGATTATTGCAGGGTTATTTTTTGTGAAAGCACCTACGATATACCAACGTGCATTCACAGTGAAAAAGGAGGAGGAATGAAGCGAGATTGGGAGTACCGCTTTTTATTATTCCTGGCTTGGTAAAGTGCTGTACCAATACTCCCTTGCAGTTAGGAGTTGCCATGAGCTCTGAAAGAAGAAAACCGTCACTGTTATGGGCTCTTCTCACCTTTTCCCTTCCCGTTGCCGTTATTCTATACGGAACTGTAATAATTGGAGTTCGACCTCCGGTTCTACCATTACTGGTAGCCGTTGTGCTTGCCGGAATTATGTCATTACGAATCGGCTATTCCTGGGAAGAATTGCAAGAAGGCATGCTCTCTGCTGTCGGGCGTATCCAACTGGCAGTTGCTATTTTAATGCTTGTCGGAATGATTATTCCGGCATGGATGGCATCCGGTACAATTCCTGCGATTATCTATTGGGGGTTAAAGTTCATTACTCCTGAGCACTTTCTTGTTTCAACCTTTGTTCTGTGCGCCGTTGCCTCTCTCGCCACCGGTACATCATTCGGAACCATGGGCACCATCGGCGTTGCGCTGCTCGGTGTTGGTGGAGCCATGCAATTTGACCCAGCATGGACAGTAGGGGCAATTGTCTCTGGGGCCTACTTCGGCGACAAAATGTCTCCTGTATCTGACTCGACCAATATCACCGCAACGGTATGCGGCGTTCCGTTGTTTACACACATCTCCTCCATGCTCTGGACAACCGTTCCTGCAGCCATCATCACCCTGCTCGGCTACTGGTTGCTGGGTTCCACACACACCGGAGATTCGGGCAGTGTTGCCAA encodes:
- the recD2 gene encoding SF1B family DNA helicase RecD2 yields the protein MQPTLPIDNNGQNVASLDGTLERIVFHNEENGYSVLRFKTTAGDNYTVVGNMADPQVGSSLKLTGEWVENAKFGRQFKMLTYETSLPAGVVGIRHYLASGLIKGVGPKTAERIVDAFGEDTFAILDNEPERLSTVKGIGKRTAKGIQEAWSEHRGIRDLIMFLQPHGVSTAYAVRIYKFYGKHALSVVQENPYRLAMDINGIGFVTADTIAQKIGFDVDSPLRAEAGTLYMLTKTSDEGHVYFPLDALVTKTSDTLNIRADLVEDAIDTLEREERVVVEELSNGQVAVYRSRFYAYETGISTYIKKILGSPKTVLIKDPDELVDEVVEGLGIDLAEEQLAAVHMAVRTKMMVLTGGPGTGKTTITKAIVQAYKKLKAKILLCAPTGRAAKRMFETIGVEAKTIHRLLEYSPREDGFQRNENNPLACSLIVIDEASMMDTMLMFHLLKAIPLGATVIFVGDVHQLPSVGPGNVLKDVISSGVVDVTELHEVFRQAQESDIITNAHKINAGEVPFLESSKERLSDFYFIRQDDPERCAAMIVDLVKNHIPRRFRFDPIDQIQVLTPMHKGSAGSGNLNHLLQQALNPQPLCLKRGDREYRLDDKVMQLRNNYDKDVFNGDIGRICVVNTEEKKLTVRFDDEKNVIYDFNELDELVPAYAISIHKSQGSEYQAVVIPVLTQHYVLLQRNLIYTGVTRGKKLVILVGASKALTMAIKNNKMQKRFTYLSQRLSEFLQ
- the aroC gene encoding chorismate synthase encodes the protein MSGNTFGTLFRLSTFGESHGAALGGTIEGCPSGIVLTEADIQRELDLRKPGQGGIAATARKEEDAVRILSGVFEGKTTGTPIGFIVENTDQRSRDYGDIIEKWRPGHADFGFDQKYGFRDYRGGGRSSGRETVSRVAGGAVAMQLLATQGISVNAYTVELGGIPVTSIDAAGAQKRPYFAAEDAVVDTWNERVKAVKKDGDTLGGVVQIEAVGVPAGLGEPVFDKLDAMLAHALMSVGSVKGVEIGQGFEAARMLGSENNDGMDVNGFTSNNCGGILGGISNGMPVIARAAIKPIPSIAKEQHTITRSGEPCTMQIKGRHDICAIPRVVPVLKSMVALVLADLLLQQGKQFFSPISGVVEPRGFDE
- a CDS encoding universal stress protein codes for the protein MKIEKILVPVDGSDFSLKAVEYAAEFAPMVGASVVLLTCRLEVTSLLSKELYEKAIKDLDGHAQALLEPYKEIFSKAHVPVTDMVLGGTPEDAILQVAKGEDCDMIIMGSRGYSDIKGLFLGSTTHRVLQLAECPVTVIR
- the aroL gene encoding shikimate kinase AroL, coding for MEYSKRVYLIGSRGCGKTSVGVGLARRLKSRFTDTDALLCEMQGKSVADIVEAEGWDVFRDYESAALIKATEGDTLVIATGGGMVLREQNRSFMREHGVVVFIDVPPAELARRLSVDPLDKQRPSLTGKSLIDEIAEVLAERMHLYMESAQITVDGTQTVEEIIDNIVELLETKPDS
- a CDS encoding YkgJ family cysteine cluster protein translates to MVLETKKERIIRKETFNALFSDSRSLPELLFETPEEAAGSIAAMMRGFWKYVDDCVEQEVPKNTQTCKKGCSYCCSQPIFMDIFEAVACIHYMEGEDIVTAFEQGFPRWQKNFAPQQPILWKALQEDKWDELGALAKKLNAPCPFLLNNECACYEARPMVCRTWVSKTFRFLCRINSSSVKYTLKCQDEVHDAYNRVLLHIATAFEIPLAAGGWTTLPLAYNSVEGNAAELLKHAIAKHITYSR
- the mltA gene encoding murein transglycosylase A; its protein translation is MTVRNITQILSALLIITTLFFAGCSQSPPPPEPSDPVKEQPEGARFIQLSDTEACSVSQTLTIGKQGMHSWMDFAPALERSAKYVSRKPQSKLALNKYGLKVTWKTLATSIERLQLLLPKLDSNPELLAQHFIFYRIDADPLFTGYYEPALQASLVKKPGYAYPLYSKPADLMTLNLADFHPRWKSQRAYYRIESGKAVPYYDRKSIDMKGALEERNLEIAWAKDPLDIFFLQIQGSGRLILEDGSTKHILYAGKNGHKYVSLGRVMRDKGLLPKDGISMQAIRKYFDENPEETYKLLATNPSYVFFRLADNGPYGSMGQPLTPRVSLATDPSFIPLGSMFLFDVPLPEKDEKGAFQYGDSLKGLGLAQDTGGAIKKHHLDFFSGYGEDATWIAGHMNTKGAVWLLLPK